One window of the SAR202 cluster bacterium genome contains the following:
- the ispH gene encoding 4-hydroxy-3-methylbut-2-enyl diphosphate reductase codes for MDILLAEPRGYCAGVVRAVDIVELALTKIGNPIYVRHEIIHNQHVVNELKDKGAIFVEEISEIPENSTVIFSAHGVSPLVWEEAQKKNLYIIDATCPLVTKVHLEAIKYAKDGYTILLVGHKGHDEVIGTMGEAPDNTILVESVEDIPLLNIPNSEKVVALTQTTLSVSDTANIISALKEKFPKLVTRNDICYATTNRQNALDSITDDVDLVLVVGAKNSSNSNRLKELASERGIEAYLVDGPEDVKLDWLEGKSSIGITSGASTPEVLVNGVIEKIKPSNIQNIVYAEENVNFKLPKEVV; via the coding sequence ATGGATATTTTACTTGCCGAACCAAGAGGATACTGCGCTGGTGTAGTTAGAGCTGTTGATATTGTTGAACTTGCGTTAACAAAAATTGGAAATCCAATATATGTAAGACATGAGATTATCCATAATCAACATGTTGTAAATGAGTTAAAAGATAAAGGTGCAATATTTGTTGAAGAAATTTCAGAAATACCAGAAAATTCAACAGTTATATTTTCTGCACATGGTGTTTCTCCACTAGTATGGGAAGAAGCACAAAAGAAAAATCTATACATTATTGATGCAACATGCCCTTTAGTTACCAAAGTTCATCTCGAAGCTATTAAATATGCCAAAGATGGATACACTATTCTTTTAGTTGGCCATAAAGGACATGATGAAGTCATTGGTACAATGGGTGAAGCCCCAGACAATACAATACTTGTTGAAAGTGTCGAAGATATACCCTTATTAAACATTCCAAATTCGGAAAAAGTGGTAGCACTTACACAAACCACATTGAGTGTTTCTGATACAGCTAATATTATCTCAGCGTTAAAGGAGAAATTTCCCAAACTCGTTACTAGAAATGATATTTGTTATGCTACAACGAATAGGCAAAACGCCCTTGATTCAATAACAGACGATGTAGATTTAGTACTTGTTGTCGGTGCAAAAAATAGTTCCAATAGCAATAGACTAAAAGAACTTGCTTCAGAAAGAGGAATTGAAGCATATTTAGTTGACGGTCCAGAAGATGTAAAACTAGATTGGTTAGAAGGGAAAAGTTCTATCGGTATTACATCAGGAGCTTCTACTCCAGAGGTTTTAGTTAACGGTGTCATAGAAAAAATCAAACCATCAAATATTCAGAATATAGTCTATGCTGAAGAAAATGTTAATTTTAAATTACCAAAAGAAGTCGTTTAA
- a CDS encoding Bax inhibitor-1/YccA family protein, protein MYNNSGQQNSGHLSLRSGNPALSSKTFENVEYVDDRVMTIDGTVNRTIIALFILLVSGTFTFVYQITAFTFIGAILSLILVIATMFKPQWSPKTVPLYSLFQGMALGGISYLFNSMYEGIVTQAIVLTAGIFFSLLLAYKSRLIKATENFKLGVAAATGGIFILYMVSFFMSMFGGGVMPIMDITNSSMISIGFSVFVVIIASLNLVLDFDFIEEAAERGVPKYMEWRATLGLLVTLVWLYLEILRLLAKLQSRR, encoded by the coding sequence ATGTATAATAATAGTGGACAACAAAATTCAGGACATCTTTCATTACGTTCTGGAAACCCAGCTCTTTCTTCTAAAACATTTGAAAATGTTGAATACGTAGATGATAGGGTAATGACAATCGATGGAACCGTAAACAGAACAATTATAGCTTTATTCATCTTGCTTGTATCCGGTACATTTACATTTGTGTACCAAATCACAGCCTTTACATTTATTGGAGCTATTTTAAGCCTTATACTTGTTATCGCTACAATGTTTAAACCTCAATGGTCTCCTAAAACAGTTCCTTTATACTCTCTATTTCAAGGTATGGCTCTTGGTGGGATTTCATATTTATTTAACTCAATGTATGAAGGAATTGTTACTCAGGCAATAGTTTTAACTGCGGGTATATTTTTCTCATTATTACTTGCATATAAGTCACGACTTATTAAAGCCACTGAAAACTTTAAATTAGGTGTCGCTGCAGCAACAGGCGGAATATTTATCTTATATATGGTTAGTTTCTTTATGAGTATGTTTGGCGGGGGAGTTATGCCAATTATGGACATAACTAACAGCTCCATGATAAGTATCGGGTTCAGTGTATTTGTAGTTATTATAGCTTCTCTTAACTTAGTGTTAGATTTTGACTTCATAGAAGAAGCCGCTGAAAGAGGAGTTCCTAAGTATATGGAATGGAGAGCTACGCTTGGTCTACTTGTCACACTAGTATGGTTATATCTTGAGATTCTTCGATTGTTAGCCAAACTACAAAGTAGAAGATAA
- a CDS encoding iron-sulfur cluster assembly accessory protein — protein sequence MVNGISVSEVAALKLKEVMSDEGQGDSYLRIVVMPGAGGGAQYMLSLEEDVKSTDSIIDASGVGLVVDNDSLPLLDGSEIDYVDGLMKSGFVINNPNFLSEGGGGCGCGGGGCGCGGGGCGAGAQDET from the coding sequence ATGGTTAACGGTATCAGTGTTTCTGAAGTAGCCGCTCTTAAATTAAAAGAAGTTATGAGCGACGAAGGACAAGGTGATTCTTATTTAAGAATAGTAGTTATGCCTGGAGCAGGTGGTGGTGCTCAATATATGTTATCTTTGGAAGAAGATGTAAAATCCACTGATTCTATAATTGACGCAAGTGGAGTAGGTTTAGTAGTTGATAATGATAGTTTACCACTACTAGACGGCTCTGAAATTGACTATGTCGACGGATTAATGAAAAGTGGATTTGTTATTAATAATCCTAACTTTCTTTCTGAAGGCGGTGGCGGATGTGGCTGCGGTGGAGGCGGATGTGGCTGCGGTGGAGGCGGATGTGGCGCTGGAGCACAGGATGAAAC
- a CDS encoding SDR family NAD(P)-dependent oxidoreductase, which translates to MLDKLNLEGKTIVVTGGGSGLGKAMSLALAEAGADVVVAARRQNLIDETASEIQKIGRRSLAIVTDVTDSKQIENLFSIVRKEFGKIDVLINNAGIVRGQTPKPIWEITDEEWREGIDVNLSSTFYCSRAVAQEMIERGSGKIINVASGLGFRGANNNYMYGAAKGGVVNLTRVLTNSLSRHGVNVSCIVPGFISTDVDRDHRSPYIPIGRTGYPVEIGPLAVYLASEASNYVSGNFFTLDGGGLAGGIAPTGFSLESEISL; encoded by the coding sequence ATGCTAGATAAGCTTAATTTAGAAGGAAAAACAATTGTTGTAACAGGTGGAGGATCCGGTCTAGGGAAAGCTATGTCATTAGCACTAGCAGAAGCAGGTGCAGATGTAGTTGTTGCAGCTAGAAGACAAAACCTTATCGATGAAACCGCTTCAGAAATACAAAAAATTGGAAGAAGGTCTTTAGCAATAGTTACAGATGTAACCGATTCAAAACAAATCGAAAATCTATTTTCAATTGTTAGAAAAGAATTTGGTAAAATTGACGTTTTAATAAATAATGCAGGCATTGTTAGAGGCCAAACCCCCAAGCCAATATGGGAAATCACAGATGAAGAATGGAGAGAAGGAATAGATGTTAATCTTTCCAGTACTTTTTATTGCAGTAGGGCTGTAGCTCAAGAAATGATTGAACGAGGATCTGGTAAAATTATTAATGTTGCATCTGGATTAGGATTTAGAGGTGCTAATAATAACTATATGTATGGAGCTGCAAAAGGTGGGGTTGTTAATTTAACCCGAGTACTCACAAATAGTCTTTCTAGGCATGGGGTTAATGTTAGTTGCATAGTTCCTGGTTTTATAAGCACTGATGTTGATAGGGATCATAGATCACCCTACATTCCTATTGGCAGAACTGGTTATCCAGTAGAAATAGGACCATTAGCAGTATATCTCGCTTCTGAAGCATCCAATTATGTTTCTGGGAACTTTTTCACTTTAGATGGCGGTGGCCTAGCAGGAGGAATTGCCCCAACCGGCTTTTCACTAGAATCAGAAATTTCACTCTAA